The following coding sequences lie in one Candidatus Eremiobacterota bacterium genomic window:
- a CDS encoding aldehyde dehydrogenase, which yields MTQLCIGAHNRDASDGGVYEDRNPATGAKIADVADATRDDVDAAVAAARHAFDTGRWPTMAASRRAKIMYKLAQLIAERAADLALIEVRDNGKTISTAKGELSAIVDTFEFYAGAATKNYGETLPPPIPTYLANTVREPVGVVGAIVPWNFPLLLATWKVAPALATGCTIVLKPSSVTPLTAIELGKLALEAGVPEGVLNVLTGSTRPIGAWMVEHPGIDKIAFTGSTTTGKTVAAAAAQTLKRVTLELGGKSPAVVFDDADLDAAVAGALYGVYYNAGQCCEARSRILVQAGIYDRFASAFAEKAKRLRVGDPEDTSSQIGAITLHDQYEKIREYCAIGVAEGATPLLGGKPADIGGAFAGGTFWSPTAFEAQNSHRIAREEIFGPVATLVRFKDEAEAIALANASEYGLAASVWSTSIGRANRVARAIRSGSVAINTPYAVFPGVPFGGYKQSGYGRELGMETMRLYTETKSVLTYIGEKPMDPFGV from the coding sequence ATGACGCAACTCTGTATCGGAGCGCACAACCGCGACGCGTCCGACGGCGGCGTTTACGAGGACCGCAATCCAGCCACCGGGGCGAAGATCGCCGACGTCGCCGACGCGACCCGCGACGACGTCGACGCAGCGGTTGCCGCCGCACGACACGCCTTCGATACCGGCCGCTGGCCGACAATGGCCGCGTCGCGGCGCGCGAAAATCATGTACAAGCTCGCCCAACTGATCGCAGAACGCGCAGCGGATCTCGCATTGATCGAAGTGCGCGACAACGGCAAGACGATCTCGACGGCGAAGGGCGAGCTGAGCGCAATCGTCGACACGTTCGAATTCTACGCCGGCGCCGCGACAAAAAATTACGGCGAGACGCTTCCGCCGCCGATTCCAACCTATCTGGCCAATACCGTTCGCGAGCCGGTCGGTGTGGTTGGCGCCATCGTGCCGTGGAATTTTCCGCTGTTGCTTGCAACGTGGAAGGTCGCGCCCGCGCTCGCCACGGGTTGCACGATCGTACTCAAGCCCTCATCGGTGACACCGTTGACCGCGATCGAACTCGGAAAGCTTGCACTCGAAGCCGGCGTTCCCGAAGGCGTGCTCAACGTCTTGACGGGTTCCACGCGGCCGATCGGCGCCTGGATGGTGGAACATCCCGGCATCGACAAGATCGCGTTTACCGGCTCGACGACCACCGGAAAGACGGTTGCCGCAGCCGCGGCCCAAACGCTCAAGCGAGTAACCCTCGAACTCGGCGGCAAGTCCCCGGCGGTCGTCTTCGATGACGCCGATCTCGATGCGGCGGTAGCCGGCGCGCTTTACGGCGTCTACTATAATGCAGGCCAGTGTTGTGAAGCGCGGTCACGCATTTTGGTGCAAGCGGGGATCTACGATCGCTTCGCGAGCGCATTTGCCGAGAAGGCGAAGCGCCTGCGGGTCGGCGATCCCGAAGATACCTCGTCGCAGATCGGCGCGATTACGCTGCACGACCAGTACGAAAAAATTCGGGAGTACTGCGCGATCGGTGTTGCCGAGGGTGCGACGCCGCTCTTAGGCGGAAAGCCGGCCGATATCGGCGGAGCATTTGCGGGCGGCACCTTCTGGAGTCCGACGGCGTTCGAGGCGCAGAATTCGCATCGCATTGCGCGCGAGGAGATCTTCGGACCGGTCGCGACCCTGGTGCGATTCAAGGACGAAGCGGAAGCGATCGCACTGGCCAATGCGAGCGAGTACGGCCTTGCCGCAAGCGTCTGGTCAACGAGCATCGGTCGGGCCAATCGGGTTGCGCGCGCGATTCGGAGCGGATCGGTCGCGATCAATACGCCGTATGCAGTTTTCCCGGGCGTTCCGTTCGGGGGCTACAAACAGTCGGGGTATGGCCGCGAACTGGGGATGGAAACGATGCGCCTCTATACCGAAACCAAGAGCGTTCTTACGTACATCGGTGAGAAACCGATGGACCCGTTCGGGGTATAG
- a CDS encoding acetyl-CoA C-acyltransferase encodes MSREVWVIDALRTPIGRFGGAFAGVRPDDLAALVLSAIVERTGVPAEVVDDVYFGAANQSGEDNRNVARMAVLLANLPLSVAGTTINRLCGSSLQAINSAAQAIAFGEGDVMIAGGVESMTRAPYVLPKSDLAFGRKQQLFDTVLGWRMVNAAMPAEWTISLGETAERVAQQYGITRLEQDRFALESQVKWKTAMERGAFDDEIVAVPVRDGRGAIARVSRDEHPRPQSSIEALAALEPAFARGGTVTAGNSSGINDGASALLLCEAQRARALRLTPMARYVGSASAGVAPDVMGLGPIPATRKVLRRLGLEIGQLDLIEINEAFAAQAIACMRDLEFDAAITNVNGGAIALGHPLGASGARIATTLLHELRRRSARYGLATMCVGVGQGIATVFERVELKASQ; translated from the coding sequence ATGAGTCGCGAGGTTTGGGTCATCGACGCACTACGCACTCCAATCGGGCGGTTCGGCGGTGCGTTCGCGGGCGTCCGTCCCGACGATCTCGCAGCGCTCGTCCTTAGCGCGATCGTCGAGCGCACCGGCGTGCCCGCCGAGGTCGTGGACGACGTTTATTTCGGAGCGGCGAATCAGAGCGGCGAAGACAATCGGAATGTCGCGCGCATGGCCGTCCTGCTCGCGAATCTGCCGCTTTCGGTTGCGGGCACGACGATCAACCGGCTCTGCGGCTCGAGCCTGCAGGCAATCAACTCGGCGGCGCAAGCGATCGCCTTCGGTGAGGGCGACGTAATGATCGCCGGCGGCGTCGAATCGATGACGCGCGCGCCCTACGTTCTTCCGAAGAGTGATCTCGCATTCGGTCGCAAACAGCAGCTTTTCGACACCGTGCTCGGTTGGCGGATGGTCAACGCGGCGATGCCGGCGGAATGGACGATTTCGCTTGGCGAGACGGCGGAGAGAGTTGCTCAGCAGTATGGCATCACGCGCCTCGAGCAAGACCGCTTTGCGCTCGAATCGCAAGTAAAATGGAAGACGGCGATGGAACGCGGCGCCTTCGATGACGAGATCGTTGCCGTTCCGGTGCGCGACGGCCGCGGTGCGATCGCGCGCGTTTCGCGTGACGAACACCCGCGCCCGCAGTCGTCAATCGAAGCGCTGGCGGCGCTCGAGCCGGCGTTCGCGCGCGGGGGAACCGTGACGGCGGGAAACTCATCGGGGATCAACGACGGCGCATCGGCATTGCTCTTGTGCGAAGCGCAACGCGCGCGCGCGCTGCGGCTGACGCCCATGGCCCGTTACGTCGGCAGCGCGTCGGCCGGCGTGGCGCCCGACGTCATGGGCTTGGGGCCGATTCCGGCAACCCGCAAAGTGTTGCGTCGTCTGGGTCTGGAGATCGGGCAGCTCGACCTCATTGAAATCAACGAGGCTTTCGCCGCGCAAGCCATTGCCTGCATGCGAGACCTGGAGTTCGACGCGGCGATCACCAACGTCAACGGCGGCGCGATAGCGCTCGGTCATCCGCTCGGCGCGAGCGGCGCGCGGATCGCGACCACTTTACTGCACGAGCTGCGGCGACGCAGCGCTCGGTACGGGCTCGCGACGATGTGCGTCGGCGTCGGGCAAGGGATCGCAACGGTATTCGAGCGAGTGGAGTTGAAGGCATCGCAATGA
- a CDS encoding NUDIX hydrolase: MEKPHWQRRASHYIVDSPYMRLRADEVELPGGAIVSNYYVRESRGFVVIVALTPSDDVVLVRQYRYGADSIHLELPAGMLLDEEEPRDCALRELAEETGYAVETCDFAAQYFPEPVRSTARAYIFVATGARKVREPAPDPTEHLEVELVPVGRLRAMLADGRVDTGASIAAGYLVLDRLARL, from the coding sequence ATGGAAAAACCCCACTGGCAGCGGCGTGCGTCGCATTATATTGTGGATTCCCCCTACATGCGGCTGCGCGCCGACGAGGTCGAACTTCCCGGCGGAGCGATCGTCTCGAATTATTACGTGCGCGAGTCACGCGGCTTCGTCGTCATCGTCGCGCTCACACCGAGTGACGACGTCGTGCTCGTGCGTCAATACCGGTACGGCGCCGATTCGATTCATCTCGAGCTTCCCGCGGGCATGTTGCTCGACGAGGAGGAGCCGCGTGACTGCGCGCTCCGCGAGCTCGCCGAAGAGACCGGGTACGCGGTGGAGACCTGCGATTTTGCGGCGCAATACTTTCCGGAACCCGTACGTTCGACCGCCCGCGCCTACATTTTCGTCGCCACCGGCGCGCGAAAGGTTCGCGAGCCCGCGCCCGATCCGACCGAGCATCTCGAGGTCGAGCTCGTCCCGGTCGGAAGACTTCGCGCGATGCTCGCCGACGGGCGCGTCGATACGGGCGCATCCATCGCCGCAGGTTACCTCGTACTCGACCGCCTGGCACGGCTATGA
- a CDS encoding alpha/beta fold hydrolase — MQVFADDGACIDVSVDGVQRAPVVVMIHGFPLTRAVWQVHGDELAQTYRVLRIDLRGAGSSSVPEGPYLMERLAADVAAALDALNIERAAMIGHSMGGYVALAFARMFTERITRLALVAGRLRADTPGEAAARRELADRVERAGTPEPAIAAYLPRLFGSQSATARPHVVERAHEIARANSAAGVAATLRGMALRASSEDIVSDLDIPMLTIAGASDRVVQMDEARDIARRFPRGRLVVCEQSGHLPMLEEPERVSDALRAWLSE; from the coding sequence ATGCAAGTTTTTGCCGATGACGGCGCGTGCATCGATGTCAGCGTCGACGGCGTGCAACGCGCACCGGTCGTCGTGATGATTCACGGATTTCCGTTGACGCGTGCGGTGTGGCAAGTGCACGGCGACGAACTCGCGCAAACGTATCGCGTCCTTCGCATCGACTTGCGCGGCGCAGGATCGTCGAGTGTTCCGGAAGGCCCGTACCTCATGGAGCGGCTTGCAGCCGACGTTGCCGCGGCGCTCGATGCGCTGAACATCGAGCGCGCGGCGATGATCGGTCACTCGATGGGAGGATACGTCGCGCTTGCGTTTGCGCGCATGTTCACCGAACGCATCACGAGGCTCGCGTTGGTCGCAGGCCGTCTTCGCGCCGACACGCCCGGCGAGGCGGCAGCTCGGCGCGAACTTGCCGATCGCGTCGAGCGCGCCGGAACTCCGGAGCCGGCGATTGCGGCGTATTTGCCGCGGTTATTCGGGTCACAAAGCGCGACCGCCCGGCCCCACGTCGTGGAGCGTGCCCATGAAATCGCACGTGCGAACTCTGCGGCCGGCGTCGCCGCGACGTTGCGTGGAATGGCGTTGCGTGCCTCGTCCGAAGACATCGTCTCGGATTTAGATATTCCAATGCTGACGATCGCCGGTGCGAGCGACCGCGTCGTGCAGATGGACGAAGCTCGCGACATCGCTCGGCGGTTTCCGCGCGGCCGGCTCGTCGTTTGCGAGCAAAGCGGTCACCTTCCGATGCTCGAAGAGCCGGAGCGGGTGAGCGACGCCCTGCGCGCGTGGCTTAGCGAATGA
- a CDS encoding MFS transporter: protein MTRHASILTALRYRDFRLLWFGLLVSNLGTWMQFTAMGFFIAHAAGTPHRAAFDLGIVGASRAFPVLLLSPLAGVVADRLPRRRVLFVTNTTMALAALLLALLASHHRLGMIGLALLSALSSAAMAFDSPTRQSWVPLLVDREYVGNAVGLNSVAFNAPAVIGPALAGVLIVWIGVAGAFYFNAGATLAVVAAVTLMRPAPPAAPRQESTFIAIRHGVAFIVAHPALRWIVFSQLATALLTRPYSQLIPALTVNVLHGGARGLGWAVCAVGIGGFGGALLTAYFAQRERRAMLWLQSGLLMSVGVIGLAIVPTLALTLPVLFAVGVGTLASLGATNTLIQVLSPEDVRGRALSIYTMIALGVVPLGAFLDGAIASAIGLRAMFALAGTVCTALFLAIWILRPAVRTV from the coding sequence GTGACGCGGCACGCCTCGATCTTGACGGCGCTGCGCTACCGTGATTTTCGGCTGCTCTGGTTCGGTCTGCTCGTCTCCAATCTCGGCACCTGGATGCAGTTCACCGCAATGGGATTCTTCATCGCGCACGCGGCCGGAACGCCGCATCGAGCCGCCTTCGACCTCGGCATCGTCGGCGCGTCGCGCGCGTTTCCCGTATTGTTGCTCTCGCCGCTGGCGGGCGTCGTCGCCGATCGGCTCCCACGCCGGCGCGTCCTCTTCGTAACGAACACGACGATGGCGTTGGCCGCCCTGCTCTTGGCGCTGCTGGCAAGCCATCATCGTCTGGGAATGATCGGTCTCGCCCTTCTTTCGGCGCTCAGCTCGGCGGCAATGGCCTTCGATTCGCCGACGCGGCAAAGCTGGGTTCCGCTGCTCGTCGATCGTGAATACGTCGGCAACGCGGTCGGATTGAACTCCGTTGCGTTCAACGCGCCCGCGGTCATTGGGCCGGCGCTTGCGGGCGTGCTTATCGTTTGGATCGGCGTCGCCGGGGCGTTCTATTTCAACGCCGGAGCGACGCTCGCCGTCGTTGCCGCCGTGACGTTGATGCGCCCGGCGCCACCAGCGGCGCCCAGGCAAGAATCGACGTTCATCGCAATTCGTCACGGCGTCGCGTTCATCGTGGCGCATCCGGCGCTCCGTTGGATCGTCTTTTCGCAGCTTGCAACCGCACTGCTCACGCGCCCGTACAGCCAGCTGATCCCGGCGCTGACGGTGAACGTGCTGCACGGCGGTGCGCGCGGTTTAGGTTGGGCCGTCTGCGCCGTTGGAATCGGCGGCTTTGGCGGAGCGCTTCTTACCGCCTATTTCGCCCAGCGAGAACGTCGAGCGATGCTGTGGCTGCAATCCGGACTGCTGATGTCGGTCGGAGTTATCGGGCTGGCCATCGTGCCGACCCTTGCCTTGACGCTACCGGTCCTTTTTGCCGTCGGCGTGGGAACGCTCGCATCGCTTGGGGCGACGAACACCTTAATTCAAGTGCTTTCGCCCGAGGACGTGCGTGGCCGCGCACTTTCGATTTACACGATGATCGCGCTTGGCGTCGTTCCGCTTGGCGCATTTCTCGACGGTGCGATTGCCAGCGCAATCGGCTTGCGCGCAATGTTCGCGCTCGCGGGCACGGTCTGCACGGCGCTCTTCCTGGCTATTTGGATATTACGGCCGGCCGTACGAACCGTATAA
- a CDS encoding cytidylate kinase-like family protein: MTISNQYGAGALDVAARVASALGYEYVDQQLPVVVAKRLKVTPETVEANEDAQRTLGERFLSGLERATPELAAASASQPLPEELLRAVQEAVREYASRGNAVIVGRGASAILGTRPDVLRVFLQAPREWRIRHVATTTGVKREFAEAELDRVDRARTAHLRDRYALTFGDPRNYDLCIDASRLDPAEAVAVIVAAVRAREG; the protein is encoded by the coding sequence GTGACGATCTCCAACCAATACGGCGCCGGCGCCCTCGACGTTGCCGCTCGAGTCGCGTCGGCCCTTGGCTACGAGTACGTGGATCAGCAACTTCCCGTGGTCGTTGCAAAGCGATTGAAGGTCACGCCCGAGACGGTCGAAGCCAATGAAGATGCGCAGCGCACCCTCGGCGAGCGCTTTCTCAGCGGTCTCGAGCGCGCGACACCCGAGCTTGCCGCCGCCTCCGCCTCTCAGCCGCTTCCTGAGGAGTTGCTGCGCGCCGTGCAAGAGGCGGTACGCGAATACGCATCTCGCGGCAATGCCGTCATCGTCGGACGCGGTGCTTCGGCCATTTTGGGTACGCGTCCCGACGTGTTGCGAGTTTTTTTGCAGGCCCCGCGTGAATGGCGAATTCGTCACGTTGCCACAACCACCGGCGTCAAACGGGAGTTTGCCGAAGCCGAACTCGACCGCGTCGATCGCGCGCGCACCGCTCATCTGCGAGATCGCTATGCGCTCACCTTCGGCGATCCCCGCAACTACGATCTTTGTATCGACGCATCCCGACTCGACCCGGCAGAAGCTGTCGCCGTGATCGTTGCCGCCGTGAGAGCGCGAGAGGGGTGA
- a CDS encoding ATP-binding cassette domain-containing protein: MPGTLGALRSFFSREYEDRVAVDDVTFALEPGELVGYIGPNGAGKSTTIKMLTGILVPTSGEVRVAGLVPWKQRKENARNIGVMFGQRSQLYWDLPLEESFELLRAIYGVPLEQYRRNRNEFVEILEMGSFLRTPVRQLSLGQRMRGDFAAALLHSPKIVYLDEPTIGLDVVAKEAIREFIARINAERGATIVLTTHDLADVERLCRRIVLIDNGTLIYDGDIERIKSEYGRFRTLVVRFSEPIEHPKLDGAQLAGVDNSSARFRFDRNLQRADLLVRQASERYRVEDVSLEEPDLEAIIRRIYVEGYGRRAEEDAS; the protein is encoded by the coding sequence ATGCCCGGAACGCTCGGCGCACTGCGCTCGTTCTTCTCACGCGAATATGAGGACCGCGTCGCCGTCGACGACGTAACGTTCGCGCTGGAGCCGGGAGAGCTGGTCGGCTACATCGGGCCCAACGGAGCGGGCAAGTCGACCACCATCAAGATGCTCACGGGAATCCTCGTTCCCACCTCGGGCGAGGTGCGCGTCGCCGGCCTGGTGCCGTGGAAGCAACGAAAGGAGAACGCGCGCAATATCGGCGTTATGTTCGGACAGCGCAGCCAGCTCTACTGGGATCTGCCGCTGGAGGAATCCTTCGAACTACTGCGCGCGATCTATGGAGTGCCCCTCGAGCAATACCGACGGAATCGTAATGAATTCGTCGAGATCCTCGAGATGGGAAGCTTCTTGCGGACGCCGGTGCGTCAGCTCTCGCTGGGTCAGCGCATGCGCGGAGACTTCGCGGCAGCGCTGCTTCACAGCCCCAAAATCGTCTATCTCGACGAGCCGACCATCGGTCTCGACGTCGTGGCCAAAGAAGCGATTCGAGAGTTCATCGCGCGTATCAACGCGGAGCGCGGGGCAACGATCGTTTTGACGACGCACGACCTCGCCGACGTGGAGCGTCTCTGCCGCCGAATCGTGCTGATTGACAATGGCACGCTGATTTACGACGGCGACATCGAGCGGATCAAAAGCGAGTACGGGCGGTTCCGGACGCTTGTCGTCCGCTTCAGCGAGCCCATCGAGCATCCGAAACTCGACGGTGCGCAACTCGCCGGCGTGGATAATTCAAGCGCGCGATTCCGGTTCGATCGCAACCTCCAACGGGCCGACCTGCTCGTGCGCCAAGCGAGTGAGCGATACCGCGTCGAAGACGTCAGCTTGGAGGAACCGGATCTCGAGGCGATCATCCGGCGAATCTATGTCGAAGGCTACGGCCGTCGAGCGGAGGAGGACGCGTCTTGA
- a CDS encoding gamma carbonic anhydrase family protein produces the protein MILSSGTKRPRIHSSSYVAPTATISGDVTIGADCAVLHGAVIAAEGAPLRIGTSTVVMENAVLKASGGSALQHPLSVGDRCIVGAQAYVVGATIGNGCFVASGAKIFNGAKLDDGSEVALHGIVHVKAHLSAGARVPMLHIAYGDPATIVPPNKAPEIETVLDFFADVFNLEAGDDAPGRAAETYAKFLRKVHAQDSALEEHRNVKPPALAPGRGRLRSGEEPPPTQATQVDKVVDVMMLELEEMEQRRQQAIKRRKGG, from the coding sequence TTGATTCTTTCAAGCGGCACGAAGCGACCAAGAATCCATTCGAGCTCGTACGTCGCCCCCACCGCGACCATCAGCGGCGACGTTACCATTGGAGCCGATTGCGCCGTGCTCCACGGCGCCGTGATTGCCGCCGAAGGTGCACCGCTGAGGATTGGAACGTCGACGGTGGTCATGGAGAACGCCGTGCTCAAGGCAAGCGGCGGAAGCGCGCTGCAGCATCCGCTCTCAGTTGGAGACCGCTGCATCGTGGGGGCGCAGGCATACGTCGTTGGTGCGACTATTGGAAACGGCTGCTTCGTCGCGAGTGGCGCGAAGATTTTCAACGGCGCGAAGCTGGATGACGGCAGCGAGGTCGCCTTGCACGGCATCGTCCATGTCAAAGCGCACCTGAGTGCCGGAGCCCGCGTGCCAATGCTGCATATCGCTTACGGCGATCCGGCCACCATCGTTCCGCCGAACAAAGCGCCGGAAATTGAAACGGTACTAGATTTTTTCGCCGACGTTTTCAACCTCGAAGCCGGAGACGACGCGCCGGGCCGCGCGGCGGAAACGTATGCAAAGTTCTTACGCAAGGTACACGCACAAGACTCGGCGCTCGAAGAACATCGAAACGTCAAGCCGCCGGCCCTCGCCCCGGGCCGCGGCAGGCTGCGATCCGGCGAAGAGCCTCCACCGACGCAAGCGACACAGGTCGACAAAGTCGTTGACGTGATGATGCTCGAGCTGGAAGAAATGGAGCAGCGCCGCCAGCAGGCGATCAAACGTCGGAAGGGCGGCTGA
- a CDS encoding ABC-2 family transporter protein, whose translation MEVLTEIGSLVLRVYILRALWTALYAQNAAPLNLPLHSMITYATVAMLMSLILEVDGTRLIRERIREGTIATDLMKPISVPLYFFSDGVGQTMLHAVLVIPSLCCALLLVHIDVPPASTFAAFLVAFVVGYGVNFFLNFLMNCIAFWTLETFAAQLIVRWVSDLLSGQIIPLTLFPGIFGRIVFALPFAAIYSTPLLIYVGVIPQSQWGTSIMIQLVWLALFAMLSSLVWRAASNRVVIQGG comes from the coding sequence ATGGAGGTGCTCACCGAAATCGGCTCGCTGGTCTTGCGCGTCTACATCTTGCGTGCGCTCTGGACCGCGCTCTACGCGCAAAACGCCGCGCCGCTGAATCTTCCGCTGCACAGTATGATCACGTACGCCACGGTCGCCATGCTTATGTCGCTCATTTTGGAGGTGGATGGGACGCGTCTCATCCGAGAAAGGATCCGCGAAGGGACGATCGCGACCGATCTCATGAAGCCAATTAGCGTTCCGCTCTACTTTTTCAGCGACGGCGTGGGGCAGACCATGCTTCACGCGGTGCTCGTCATCCCCTCGCTTTGCTGCGCCCTGCTGCTGGTTCACATCGACGTTCCCCCCGCAAGCACGTTCGCGGCCTTTCTCGTCGCGTTCGTCGTCGGCTACGGCGTCAATTTCTTCTTGAACTTCCTCATGAACTGCATCGCGTTTTGGACGCTCGAAACGTTTGCGGCGCAACTCATCGTGCGGTGGGTCTCCGATCTGCTTTCGGGGCAAATCATTCCGCTGACGCTCTTCCCGGGCATTTTCGGACGAATTGTCTTCGCTCTACCGTTCGCGGCAATCTATTCGACGCCGCTGCTCATCTACGTCGGCGTTATTCCGCAATCGCAGTGGGGCACGAGCATCATGATTCAGCTCGTCTGGCTCGCCCTCTTCGCCATGCTGTCGTCGCTCGTGTGGCGCGCCGCATCGAATCGCGTCGTGATCCAAGGAGGTTAA
- a CDS encoding DNA-3-methyladenine glycosylase 2 family protein — protein MRAPFRLDLTADALRRLASNAVDVVTDDGTLYRALHVAGSTEIVAVRPRDGRSIEVRATGARPARWLPIVARMLGTQIDLAEWYARSGRIAWLSSWSQALRGLKPPRYPSLWEAIAHATLFQQISIHAAASIMRRAVQALGESVVAGGVRCIAFPPAERWLEATDTGMRGLGISANKIAHLRAAAHAVISGGIDEASLERLSTPQAEQQLRSIRGIGPWSASVVLLRGLGRLDTFPLRDSGVARSLSLLAGEVAVDENALLNRLGDVRGMLYYHLLLGRMRNANDARQTKP, from the coding sequence GTGCGAGCGCCCTTTCGCCTCGATTTGACCGCCGACGCCCTCCGCCGTCTGGCGAGCAACGCGGTAGACGTCGTTACGGACGATGGCACGTTGTATCGCGCCTTGCACGTCGCGGGCAGCACCGAAATCGTTGCGGTTCGGCCGCGCGACGGCAGGTCAATCGAAGTGCGCGCGACGGGCGCGCGTCCCGCACGCTGGCTGCCCATCGTTGCGCGTATGCTTGGAACTCAGATCGACTTGGCGGAATGGTATGCGCGCAGCGGTCGCATCGCATGGTTGTCGTCGTGGAGCCAAGCGTTGCGCGGACTCAAACCGCCGCGCTACCCAAGCTTGTGGGAGGCGATCGCGCACGCCACTCTGTTCCAGCAAATTTCGATCCATGCGGCGGCGTCGATCATGCGCCGCGCCGTTCAGGCGCTGGGAGAGAGCGTGGTCGCCGGCGGCGTTCGATGCATCGCGTTTCCGCCCGCCGAGCGCTGGCTCGAGGCGACCGACACCGGCATGCGCGGCCTCGGAATCTCGGCGAATAAAATTGCACACCTTCGAGCTGCGGCCCACGCCGTGATCAGCGGCGGGATTGACGAAGCGTCGCTCGAGCGGCTGAGTACCCCGCAGGCGGAGCAGCAGCTGCGTTCAATTCGCGGCATCGGACCGTGGAGCGCCTCGGTCGTTCTCTTGCGTGGACTGGGACGGCTGGATACGTTCCCGCTGAGGGACTCGGGCGTCGCGCGGTCGCTCTCGCTGCTTGCCGGCGAGGTTGCGGTCGATGAAAACGCGCTGCTCAACCGGCTCGGCGACGTGCGCGGGATGCTCTACTATCACTTGCTTCTGGGCCGAATGCGCAACGCCAACGACGCAAGGCAGACGAAGCCTTAA
- a CDS encoding ABC-2 family transporter protein gives MLRAYVEYWRINLLTLLEYRANFVMWFVFTIVYHGVALGALYVTMRQFPSMNGWDFREMFFLYALWMSGHELHNTFFFTVVSVPEYVREGRFDRFLVRPLDTLFQVLTVPQQIVPDGLVLALATLAAATAAAHVRVDWVFLFFVPLIIFGGALIDLGISLVVATCSFWFIRVDTLRWVVMSLEQDFTRYPISIYTRGLRLVLTFVLPFAFMNYFPATYFLQKADIGMHLNPVVGLLTPVIGLAWLGLSYAFWLRGLVHYQGTGS, from the coding sequence ATGCTCCGAGCGTACGTGGAATACTGGCGGATCAATCTGCTCACCTTGCTCGAGTACCGCGCGAACTTCGTGATGTGGTTTGTCTTCACGATCGTGTATCACGGCGTCGCGCTGGGCGCTCTCTACGTAACGATGCGTCAGTTCCCGTCGATGAACGGCTGGGATTTTCGGGAGATGTTCTTTCTGTACGCCCTGTGGATGAGCGGCCACGAACTGCATAACACCTTCTTTTTCACGGTCGTCAGCGTTCCGGAGTACGTGCGCGAAGGCCGCTTCGATCGCTTTCTAGTGCGTCCGCTCGACACACTCTTTCAGGTACTGACCGTGCCGCAGCAAATCGTGCCTGACGGCTTGGTTCTGGCTCTGGCGACCCTGGCCGCTGCAACGGCCGCGGCCCACGTTCGCGTCGACTGGGTCTTCCTGTTCTTCGTACCCCTCATCATCTTCGGCGGCGCGCTGATCGATCTGGGTATATCGCTGGTCGTGGCTACGTGTTCGTTCTGGTTTATTCGCGTCGACACGCTTCGTTGGGTCGTGATGTCGCTGGAACAGGATTTCACCCGCTATCCGATCAGCATCTACACGCGCGGGCTCCGTCTCGTTCTCACGTTCGTGCTGCCCTTTGCCTTCATGAATTACTTTCCGGCGACGTATTTTCTTCAAAAGGCCGATATTGGAATGCACCTCAATCCGGTCGTCGGCTTGCTCACACCCGTCATTGGTCTGGCGTGGCTCGGTCTCTCCTATGCTTTTTGGCTGCGGGGGCTCGTGCATTATCAGGGGACCGGCTCGTGA